DNA sequence from the Sylvia atricapilla isolate bSylAtr1 chromosome 15, bSylAtr1.pri, whole genome shotgun sequence genome:
CGGCTGAGCCGAGCGCGGCGGgagctgcccccggccccgccgagccccccgcggccgccggcaGAGGACATCTCCCCCCGCGACGTCTTCATCGCCGTCAAGACCACCAAGAAGTTTCACAAGGCGCGGCTAGAGCTGCTGCTCGACACCTGGATCTCCCGCAACCGCGACATGGtaagggatggggacaggggtggaGACGGGGCTGGTCCTCCCGGCTGGCCGGGCTGCAGCGGCTCGGGACGGGCTGGAGCCCACGCTTCTCCGCCGCGGTCCCGGCCCTTCGATCTGCCGTGACCCGGCAAATACcacctccccttcccttttccccttatCGCTGAGCCGGCTGGGATTCCCGGGCTGTGTTTTCGGGAGGGTGAGATGCAGCGCTGCAGGGTGAGTGATGGAGAGAGCCTGACCTCGGCTCCCCACACTCAGAAGCCTCCTCAAACTCTGCTCTGGGGTCTGTCCTGCTGAGCATCTCCCATCGCAGGGCTGGTCTGAGGTGCTTTCCGCTGGTGAAACTGAGGCACGGTGTAGTGGTGTCCGTGGTGCCACAGTCCGGGTCAGGCCCCTGCGGTTGTGCTGCTCAAAGGACACCCGGTTTATCAGCCCGGGGCTGGGAGAGTGCCGCGATGTGCTGAAGCTCTCGGTCTCCTTGTGAGTGACTGGAGTGGCTGCGAGCTCTTGTGGGTCTGCACCGGCTCACCCACACCGAGGGAGTTGCAGCAAGTCTGGTTCCTGACCTTACTGATGTCCTGCCCCGGAGTTCTGGCAGTCTCTTACTCTGTCCTTAAGtactgaagaaaaattcaaaagaaaaaaaaaaaaaaaaagctgtttccttAGGAAATGTGCTTTGCCTTTTGCTCTTAAGTCACTTTTTCTACCCTTAGACAGCTTCCCAAAAGTAAGTTATGTCTGGTCTTAACCTTTTCTTCCTACTGTCTTCACGTGTTTCCTCCTGGCCTGGAACTCAGTTTCTTGCTTGCAAActgttttccttggaaatcTGGAGTGGCTGAGGGTGGAGGCCATGGGGGGAGGATTGACCAGCCTCTGCCCTTCTCACCCAAGTCTGCTGGACCTTGTGGGGGCCTGGCTCCTGCATTGTACCCCAAGAATTAtcttgctattttttccccctgtgaattctgttccttttttatttctttttttttttttttttcctctggtttccTGGGCTTGGCAGTGGATCTGCCACTTCTCCTTGGTCCAGTTATTTAATGGAAACCTCTTTTATGCTCCGCTGTCACTGCGAGGGGGTGGTGAGTGGTGGTGGAGTGAAACGCTCTTTGAGCACCTACAGATGATCCTGGGAAtggctgctcttttttttttctctcctccctcttgtGAGCTCCGGCTTTcttctagggttttttttttttgttgttgttgtgctTCGTTTGTCCGTTTGGATTCCCAGAGCCCCAAGGCTCGGCTCTCACGCTGTCCCCCTGGGCAAGCTAACAAAGCCCCTTTTCTCCTGGCGCAGAGAAAAGGCTTCGCAGCCTCTTGTGTGGCACTTTCCATGGGAACCAGGGAGCCGGAGCCGGCCGTGTCCAGGTCAGGTTGCCTAGAGATGAGGGCCATGAAGCCAGGGGGGCCGCAGCCCGACGAGGTGCCTGCCTGACAAGCCAAGCCGCTGAGTGACGGCTCTTGTACAGCACTTGAGGACAAGGAGCTGCCGAGAGAGCCGGGGGCAGCGCTGACTCCTGCCGAGCAGAGCGGGGCGCTGGGGACGCGGGGCGGAGGGGATGAATGGGCGCTGCTGGAGGGGATTGCCTCTGCTCTTCCCGCACCGAGCCAGCCACTGTCTCCGGGAGGCTTTGTGGTACCTCGGGCTTCCCCAAACTGGGCATCAGCTTGGGCTTTTTTGGTGCTATGAGGCTCTTGTTTCCCTGCAGTTCCTGCATCCCTTCCTTGCCTGGGCCCCTGGTTTCCATCCCAGGAGGGTGTTTTGGTGGCAGCGGGGCACTGCCTTCGCTCAAACGTCTCTCTTGGTCTGAGTCAGGCCTGTCTCTGCTCATCCTCTCTCACTCTGCTTTCAGTAACGGTGCTCAGGCGTGAGCTGCCTCACCGACGTGGGGAAGTTCCTGCCCAGGGGTTGAGAATCTCCCTTGCCTGATGCTGTGTCTGTTTCTCCTCATCTCCTCTCACTCAAACGCCAGCCTCCCTCTGGCTCTTCGTTCGCCAGGCAGGAGGGGTGCACACACTGCTGGGAAGGGGTTAAACCCAGCAGGTAGCTGCTGCCTGGACCCTGGCAGATAGGGGGAACAGCCATTGTGTCCTTCCTTGGCTGCTCTTTGTTCTGCCCACAATAGTCCCTGTTTCCTGCCCTCTGTCACCTCCAAGACACTGCAAAGGGCacccctttctccttcctgcctctCTGCACAGAGAGCACATCCCTATTCCCTTCTAAATCTCCTCTTTGGGTTGCACAATTCCAGCCAGACAAGCTGCTTTTGGAGAAGAGTTGCGGGTTTTCCCTTCCTTGCTTTGGGGAGAGTTTCCAGCTGTCTCAGTATCCTTAGGATGCTGGAGTGTGGGCTGGAGGAACTTTgcacttgaaaagaaagaaaggggggAGGAAAATGGCCATTAAGCAGAAATCCTGGACAGGAGCAACCCCAAATCCACTGCTTTCGTGCCGAGTCGGGTGATTTCCAGAGACGGAGTTTCCAAAGGCACCTCCGCTGCCCCTGGGGTTACCCCGAAGGCGGCcgggtgtccctggggcaccCCGGAGGCATCCAGGCAGCTCGGCACACGCCTCGGAGCCCGCCGGGGCTCCAGCCCGGCAGCGTGGGCTCCGCTGGCTGCCTCCCGCTCGGCGGCGCGGTAATTGcagcctttgaaaaaaaaaaaattcctgctctcggggcagagggaagggcttTGCCTTCCAGAGAGCGCGCTCCTCCGATGGCGGCTCCCAAATTTCTTTAGCACCTTGGCCAGGGTCCCCACCCACGCTCTGGAGCGTGCTGGCATGCGAGGCTCACTCGCACTCCCACCGGCGCGGCTGAGAGCTGCTCATCCCggagctcccccagccccgggctgtgtgccagggcctgccgGGCACTGCCCAGCTCGGATCGGGGCTCAGGgtctctccctgctgtcccccggGGCGGCCTGTGTGGGTTTAAGGGGTGGGGGCCCCTTAATCGCCTGTCCCAAACGATGCTGCTGTCCTTGCCCATAAAAGCCCCGGAGCCGGCGAGCGGCGCGTGGAGCACCAGGCGGGAGGGTGGGGGACCCCTGCCGCACAATGAGCTCATTGTTTTGGAGGaggttattaaaaaattatagcatttaaaattacagtgGAGGATTCTTCCTCTTGCTGaaaggagcagggggaggaagGGCCCGCGGGCCTGCAAGCCCCTTCCCCGCCCCTGCAGgtcctgtgccagcacagacctgcccccggccccggggaaAGCCACCACCGTGCATCGGGGCTGCTGCCATGGTGGCACACTGCCATTGCGGGGACATCACACTGCTCCCAACTTGTTGGAGAGGGGTGGGGATTTTCCCCCCTAAACCCCGAGGCTGGAGGGCAAAGAAGAACATTTGCTGTGGGGGACAcaaaggcagctctggcagcatcctgccctgctccagagccCCTTGCTCAGCTGGGGACTGAGGGCCCCCCACTCAGCACTTCTTTGCTCCCTCCTTTGCTCTGCACCCAAGTGGCTGTAAAAAGGGTGCTGGAGTGCTCCATCCTGTCCCAGCATGGGGAAGTGAGATGTGGCACAGGGTCAGGATTTGTCCACTGCAGGGTCACGGGGTGCCTGCCTGGCCGAGGTTCCCCTTTTGGTGTTTGTGCTGGTGGGAcggtggcagggctggggtatGCTGAGAGTGTGTCACCCGGGGAAGTGACAGAACCACTCGgccaggcagcacagagagggcCGTGCTGACTCTGGGGTGGCCCTGGCTCGTGGGACACCTTCTGCAGCACCCAGCTATGAGCAACCCGTGCGCTCTACCATGGAGGGGAAATGAGTCACCCCGAAAGGAGAAATGAAGGGgacgcaaaaaaaaaaaaaaaaaaaaaaaaaaaaaaaaaaaaaaaaaaaaggagcccTCCCCAAGGGCGAGGAGGCAGTGGGGGCTGCCGGCGGCTGCTTGGCTCCTGGGGGGGGTTGAGCCCATTCTGGCCGCGGAGATCCCGGGTGCCGCTCAGTCCCGGCCGCGGGGCCGTGCATTGTGCGGGGCTGCGAGGAGCGCTGGCAGCTATTGTTCGGGACGGATTTGGCATCCTGTGTTTCTTGAAGCTGCAGTTCTGAGAACAATGAGGTTtcctgcaggggctgagggggaggggagggggcagCGGGGCCTTCCTCTCTTGCACCCTGCAGGAAAAGTTACTGCAGGGGGCTCCGAGAGGTCCTTGCACCCCTCGGTGCCGTGGCTGGCACAGGGGCCAAGTGGGAGAGAGGTGGGTGTAAGGGCTGGGAGTGCTTGCTGGGCCTGGAGGTGGTGGTTTAGGTGACAGGTGACAGCTCAGGGATGTTGGCTGCAGTGTCCACTTGCACCACTACAAACTGGATGCTGCCCTCTTGTCTGGCATCCCAAAGGGAAGATGCCAAAGGTGGATTCGTGTTTTTGACTTGTTCTCATCCTTTCCTGGCCTATCCCCTCCCAGGCTTGGCTGtcacctctgctcctctcccttgCAGCCCCAGGTGAAGGGCGCCATGCAGGCAGGGTGCATCTCCCCTccaagaaacacaaattaattacaaaattaatttaaacaatgaagtctttattttcactttaatcCAATGCCATGGTGCAGTTGGAAGGGATGTAGGAAACCTGTGAGGCCCCAGTAGGTGCTCACATGGGGTGACTTGCAGCTGTGTGCCCCTGTCCCAGGCCCTGAGGTGCCACCTGGTCCCCAAGCACCAGGAATATTACAGGGATGTGTGTGGGGAGAGGCCGAGGGGAGATGCCTCGGTAGGATGAAAGGTTTCGGTGCAGGCGAGCAATAAACAATTGTCCCTGTGGTCTATTTATAGAGGCTGAGTGCAGGATTAGTTGTGGGGTTATttttggagcagctgaaggcagtTGCTGGACGGCGCTTCTGAGCTAATCAAGCAAACATTTTCTGTCTGGCCTGTGCACAGGCTGGGTGTTCCCTGGCCCCCTCCAGCGAGGCTAAACCTGGGCTGGAGTGCCAACGCCGCTGTGGGATGGGGTTGTCTGGGGCATCCTTGGatgctgtcctgctgccctggtTCAGTCTGTACCCCGAGCAGCTGCCTGACCCCTCCCTGAGCACCTGGGGGAAATGGGGACCAGCAGCTGTACCCCGAGCTGGGTGGGGGTGACACCCACTCCTCtacacacagcactgaccttGTGCCATCCCAGCAGCGATGTGTCCATGGAGACACAGGGCATCCTTGGCCCTGCAGCTGAAGGGTCCCTGttccccagctgtcccctcctcaccGGCACTTCCCCATCCCCTTTGCTCGGAGCCTTCCTGACCCCTGGCCCTCCCCACAAGGCAGGCTGCACGGCAGGCCGTGCCTTTGTGAGAACTTGCCTTCCCACCTCCTccatcatttttttccccccactttttcttttccccttttcaagCCCCAAAGGTCACTTGTAGCCCCGTCCCCTCCCATTGAGCCTCGCTGCAGCTCCGGGCTCTCCCCACCAGCCCCGGCTGGGGACCTGAGCAAACACGGCCGGGTTAACCAGTGCAGCTGTATGCTAATGACTGCTGCCCGCTTAACTCTCCTCACTGAGTAAAGTCAACCCCACTATTGTACCCAGCTCCTCAAACAAGCCACAAAACCCCAGCGCGTTCCCGGGGCCGGCTGCGGGGTGGCACCCAATTTCCAGCTCACTTGTAATTCATCATCCCCAGCGCTCCATCGTCccccctctgctgcctcctgccttcccccccagcccttttgtctttcttccttTGCCCTTTTGTGCACGTCTGGTTTTTAATAGCGCTTGGCAGCTGGTTGTGGTTTCTCTCCTCCAGCTTTGTTTGCTGCCCGCTGATTGATGGCGATGCCTTTCCCAccccctgctctctcctcctgcttctcgtccttccccaaatcccaggcccagagcagcccctccaGTCCTCCTTCCTGGGTGACATATGCCAGGAATTAGCTGTGTAAATAGAGGAGTGCAGCCGGGCAGGCAGCTCAGGGGCCCGGGGAGGAGGTTGGGTGCTGCCCGGCACCATGGGACCgtgctgggatggggcagtgcGGGACTATCCCCTCCTCGGGGCTGGCGAGTGGCACTCACTGGCCACGTCTCGGCCCCCTCGGGTAGGACACAGGAGCGGAGTCGTGGAGCTATTGTGCGAGCGGCCAAGGACAGCCACGTGCTGTTGACACAGGTGGGGACGCGGTTGGGAGCCGGCGCCACGGGCAAACACACCTGCCTGGGCGGCTGCCCCGGCACCCCGGCCACGCGCGCCGGCTCAAGGCTGAAATCCCTGCTCAGATCGGGCCGCCCTCTGCACCTGCtcccctccgtgtccccgcCTCCccttgtgctggggacagcccctgtgGCCCCCAAAatctccctgccagctgctgccccatgcgaaagggaagaggaaggggatgctctgtgctgggactgGGGTTTGCTCCCAGGGGAGCTCAGCATCCTTCTCGGTCTGAAGCCGGGCGTGTCGTGTGGGTGCCCGGCTCTCCAGTGCCACTTGGGGTTTTGACGAGGGGGAAGAAGTCACCACCAGCCTCCTGGAGGTTCCTGGAGGAACTATTCCCAGGGGTGCTGTGTCACACCCAGAGCCACATGGTGTCAGCCCCTCGGTCCTCAGAGGTGCCTCGTCTTCTCTTTCAGACCTTCATCTTCACTGAcggggaggatgaggagctgaAGAAGCAAGCACGTGAGTCTGTGGCTCTTGttcctttgtgtgtgtgacCTGGCCAGGTCCCCTGAAAAGCTCCTACCTGTGGAATGTGGTTGGCATGGGGCCTGTCCTGAGAGCTCTGAAAAACCCTTTGCCATAGGAACCTGGCTTGAGAATGACACAAATTGTTTCACTGATAATGCTTAAAGCACCCTCTGCCCAGGAGCCCCATTTGGGGACAGGTTTACTTCCCAGTCAGCCCAGCCTATCCCCTGCATGGTGCTGGTGGGGATCACAGTAACAGGGTGGGGTGCCTTTACACCACTTTGTCCCTGGGGTGAGCTGGGACTGATGGCAACGCAGACAGGGTTTCATGGGAGCATTTTCAGGGCTGGGGTCAGCGTGGTCTATTCTCCCCATGTAAATTACTCCTTTTCAGGCTGAGAGCCTTTGAGCTAGGCAAGCAAAATAGGGCAGGATTTTTGCTACCACGTCCTGGGGAAGCTCAGGGCTCACAGACACCCCCTTCACCCCCAGGGTGGCTGGGGCACCCTGGCCAAGGTGATGTGGAGTGGCATCAGGCTTAAAACGTGGATAGGGCTTATCTGTGGTGCATCTGCTGCATCCACATTCCTTATTCATCACTTCCCTTCTCTCACATGGACACAAAAGATGTTCCCATCAAAATCCATCCTTTGCCCAAAAAAACCGTAACATGTGGGTCACTGAGAATTGGGATCACCCATGAGTTTCCATCCCCCTGGCACACCTGGGACATGTGTGGTGAAGTGTCACCGTCTGAGTGTGTGGGGAGGTGTGGGATGCACCAGTGCTGGGTTTTGACCgctcttttcttccctgcaggAAATGTCATCAACACCAACTGCTCGGCTGCCCACAGCCGCCAGGCGCTGTCCTGCAAGATGGCCGTGGAGTATGACAAGTTCATCGAGTCTGGCAGAAAGTaagtgcccagggctgctgtgggggaCAGGGTGGtgcaaaatttgcttttttggggTTGTACCTCAGTGTGGGGACTGGGGAGCTGCCTCAGCTGGGTGtgacactgctgtcactgcaggtgGTTCTGCCACGTGGACGATGACAACTACGTGAACGTGCGGATGCTGGtgaagctgctctccagctACCCCCACACACAGGACATCTACATCGGGAAGCCCAGCCTGGACCGACCCATCCAGGCTACGGAGAGGATCAGTGAGAACAAGATGGTGAGCATGGGAGGAGTTTGGGGCTGGTTTAATATGGGCTGGGTACAGAAGGAGCTGTTGTCTCACCGCGTTGGTTCCCCTCTCTCACAGCATCCTGTGCATTTCTGGTTTGCCACGGGTGGAGCAGGGTTCTGTATCAGCCGAGGGCTGGCACTGAAGATGAGCCCTTGGGCCAGGTAAGAGCATTGGCATTGCTCTCCCATGGGGACTCCTCACGgtcccctgggcacagggaggtgatttTTGGGGATGGGTTCTGGATCATGTCCCACAGCCTTTCTCCCTGCCTTTCTGGGGGTGTCTGCAGGGAGCTTGGAAACAATTGGAAAGGGCTCAATTCCCCCGTTCAAAGTGACTTTTAATCGGAGCTGGGCACCCACTGGCCAACCCCAGAACCCTGCAGGGTGCCCGcatcccctgggctctgctcctctgcagcccctctctGTCTCCCCGCAGCGGGGGCCACTTCATGAGCACTGCAGAGAAGATCCGCCTGCCCGACGACTGCACCATCGGCTACATCATCGAGTCCGTGCTGGGCGTGAAGCTCATCCGGAGCAACCTCTTCCACTCCCACCTGGAGAACCTCCACCAGGTGCCCAAGTCGGAGATCCACAAACAGGTACCCCCAGCTGTCACCTAAATACTGGGCATCCCAGCTAAGATATTGATTGATGTGTGACCAAAGCAGCAAAGGGGAAAAGCCCCATCGGCTCACCGCTGTGGGATGATGCAAAGTGTCACTGCAGGCTTTGGGAAATGGGGTGAATTTTGCAGCTCCCCTTTCCTCTGCTAGATCCTTATGGCCACTTCACCCCTCTGTGCTTGCCCCCCAGGTGACGCTGAGCTACGGCATGTTCGAAAACAAGCGCAACTCCATCCACATGAAGGGAGCCTTCTCTGTCGAGGAGGACCCATCCAGGTGAGGTGGGGGTCCCCGTCCCCCCAAACCGGGCTGCCGCAGGGCCACCACCGTCCCGTGCTCAGCTTTGCCGCTCTCCCCCGCAGGTTCCGCTCCGTGCACTGCCTGCTGTACCCAGACACGCCGTGGTGCCCCACCAACATGGTTTACTAGGAGGTGCGCGTGCCCCTCCAGCCTCGTCCCGAGTTTCCCCGGTATCCGACGGGCGTGCGGGACCTGCGTGCGGGTGTGTGTCGGTCCGGCCCCGCCGCCAGgcggacggacggacggacagACGGACGTCGTTGCTGTGGTAttgcacagtgtgtgtgtgtactgaAGGCTGCTGTGCGGCCCCttgagccctgccctgcctgcccggctgcccgtgtcccctgccGGGGCGCTGGGGAGGGCCGGGAACTGAGCACTTAACCGCCGGGCACCCCGCGGCTGCCGGCCCTCACGCCATGCGTGGGGAGCAGCCGCAGCGCGGGGCCCTGCCCCACCCTGGGCTTGCTTCTCCttcttttggtgtttgttttttttttcccccctttcaaatggttttttttttggtgtgttctTCCCTTCTTTGCATCTACCCCCCAACCTGTTCCCATCACCCCCCTCCATCCTCTCTCCCAGTCCCCAAATCTCAGCAGCGAAGCTCTGGCTCCCAGTTCGGATGAGGAGCCCTGTGAGCTCTTCTCCCTGGCTCGGTgggcagaggtgggcaggggaAGCCTCTGGCCGTGGTAATGGCTCCTGCAGGGTCCTGCAAAGCTGCTGGGTGCTCAACAGCCTCACTGGAGGGAGACAGTGGGGTGGGCTGGTGTTGGTGTTAACTCCACTTCCCAGAGCTCCCCCCACACGGGTGAAGGGTTGCCAGCAGCATTGGTGGGTGAACTATTTATAGACTGGTG
Encoded proteins:
- the LFNG gene encoding beta-1,3-N-acetylglucosaminyltransferase lunatic fringe; the protein is MLKSCGRKLLLSLVGSMFTCLLVLMVEPPGRPGLARGEAGGAQRALQSLGAAAAVAPPAAQGPPGLRSFADYFGRLSRARRELPPAPPSPPRPPAEDISPRDVFIAVKTTKKFHKARLELLLDTWISRNRDMTFIFTDGEDEELKKQARNVINTNCSAAHSRQALSCKMAVEYDKFIESGRKWFCHVDDDNYVNVRMLVKLLSSYPHTQDIYIGKPSLDRPIQATERISENKMHPVHFWFATGGAGFCISRGLALKMSPWASGGHFMSTAEKIRLPDDCTIGYIIESVLGVKLIRSNLFHSHLENLHQVPKSEIHKQVTLSYGMFENKRNSIHMKGAFSVEEDPSRFRSVHCLLYPDTPWCPTNMVY